A single Thermosynechococcus vestitus BP-1 DNA region contains:
- a CDS encoding bifunctional diguanylate cyclase/phosphodiesterase, which translates to MDGSSPRSLAVDSWRLAVSTQGLLQLLQGRVGYDLEHYLAAVLSVLPVGVALYDVTGEIVYMNPAGRALLGVEDPATTASQICADLRIFYCGSDRPYPKDELPGIQALQGLTVPPMELEVQYGDRQLTVEVQASPILNPAGQVEFSISTFWEITARKRSELEQQILKNYWQAQANRYYEILQSQSDLVLCSRADTTITFANDAFCQFFSRPASVVIGCPWSEFVLAEDLPPLLEKVAQLRPDAPTFVNENRVYHPQYGLRWTQWMNTAIFDAEGNLREIQSVGRDITALKEQLLREQALNHVIQAIRNSLDLATIFETAVREIAQVGLGVDAAVVQYLPEQGVWRHIAEYHHDPHFPCGEGLEIPDRDNPFAADLKAGNIVIIADSREITDPVNQAIAPAFPGAWLLIPLIVADRVWGSLTLFNYPEPHEWSRTEIDLARAVATQLEVAIYQATLYQQAQQELAERRRIEATLRQSEECFRLTATNVPGAIFRYIQYPDGRNRVFYLNPMCERLWGVPAEAAAEDGEHLWQLVHPEDREATWQSVLRSAETLTPWFAQWRIIHPTTGEIRWLEGAGQPTRDADGAVVWHTVILDVTDRHLAEARLKEQQAQLELAARVSNIGFYFCDLHTGTFYVSPSYKAQLGYPATTQEVNLEDWEERLHPEDRDRALAAYRQFLRGEAHYSIDLRLRHCNGTYRWFHSEAVLIHDEQGQPSKVVGTNVDITERKATELALRESEERYRLLAENTSDIICLLDCQGSCLYVSPSYETLLGWPTETLIGEHFTQLCHPEERSRVKQELQQMIEQRQFWPITYQVCTARGDVLWLETLVKPRYDSQGHVQQLQTTSRDVTSRVQVQMQLHHDAYHDSLTGLPNRLYFMEQLAAAISQAQTNPQFHYAVLFFDLDRFKVINDSLGHGVGDQVLIAFATWLRRLVGNQYTVARFGGDEFVILLTHVPHPQRAIALCEELIHSLQQPLRVGERQIFLSTSIGVVFAQNEYETGMAVLRDADTAMYAAKRQSGRRYAVFDTQMYEQVLERLHLEHDLRQALNQGGLQLLYQPVVHLQSQRLVGMEALVRWQHPERGLVSPAHFIPIAEDTGLIVALDQWALAQACWQLWTWRQQYSTAANLVLSVNVSAKTLQDPTFLQHLDTIRQRYPLPKGQLLLELTERIGIELGSEMLSLLESLRHRHVEISIDDFGTGYSCLSYLHSLPIQHLKVDRSFVSQLEENERNLQIIRMILLLSKQLGYRVIAEGIETPKQLQILQELGCDEGQGYLFARPLPPETFASLFLKPH; encoded by the coding sequence ATGGATGGTTCCTCACCACGCTCCTTGGCTGTTGATTCATGGCGTTTGGCAGTCTCTACCCAAGGACTGCTTCAGCTCCTCCAAGGGCGGGTTGGCTACGATCTCGAACACTACCTAGCGGCGGTTCTGTCCGTTTTGCCCGTTGGTGTTGCTCTTTATGATGTTACCGGCGAGATTGTTTACATGAACCCCGCTGGACGCGCCCTGTTGGGTGTTGAGGACCCCGCGACAACGGCTAGCCAAATTTGTGCGGATCTAAGGATTTTCTACTGCGGTAGCGATCGCCCCTATCCCAAGGATGAGTTGCCCGGGATTCAAGCCCTGCAAGGACTCACGGTACCGCCAATGGAGCTAGAGGTGCAGTATGGCGATCGCCAGCTCACGGTGGAAGTGCAGGCTAGTCCGATCTTGAACCCCGCAGGTCAGGTGGAATTTAGCATCAGTACGTTTTGGGAGATTACTGCCCGCAAGCGCAGTGAACTCGAACAACAAATACTAAAAAACTATTGGCAAGCCCAGGCCAACCGTTACTATGAGATTCTGCAAAGTCAGTCAGACTTGGTCTTGTGCTCCCGGGCTGATACCACCATTACGTTTGCCAATGATGCCTTTTGTCAGTTCTTTAGCCGCCCTGCTTCGGTAGTCATTGGTTGCCCTTGGTCGGAATTTGTCCTAGCGGAAGATTTACCTCCGCTTCTAGAAAAAGTGGCTCAACTGCGTCCCGATGCCCCTACCTTTGTCAATGAAAACCGGGTGTATCATCCCCAGTATGGATTGCGGTGGACGCAATGGATGAACACTGCCATTTTTGATGCTGAGGGCAACCTCAGGGAAATCCAATCCGTTGGTCGTGATATCACAGCTCTCAAGGAACAGTTACTGCGGGAGCAGGCCCTCAACCACGTCATTCAAGCCATTCGCAACTCCCTTGATCTCGCCACGATTTTTGAGACGGCGGTGCGGGAAATTGCCCAAGTAGGGCTAGGCGTTGATGCTGCGGTGGTGCAGTACTTACCGGAGCAGGGGGTGTGGCGGCATATTGCCGAGTATCACCACGATCCTCACTTTCCCTGTGGCGAGGGTTTGGAAATTCCCGATCGCGATAACCCCTTTGCCGCTGATCTCAAAGCAGGGAACATTGTCATTATTGCCGATAGCCGTGAAATTACTGATCCCGTTAACCAAGCAATTGCACCTGCTTTTCCGGGAGCATGGTTATTGATTCCCTTGATAGTGGCGGATCGCGTTTGGGGCAGCTTGACCCTCTTCAATTACCCGGAACCCCATGAGTGGTCAAGGACAGAAATTGACCTGGCCCGTGCTGTTGCCACCCAACTGGAGGTGGCCATTTACCAAGCCACCCTCTACCAGCAGGCACAACAGGAACTGGCTGAGCGCCGTCGTATTGAAGCTACCCTGCGGCAAAGTGAAGAATGCTTTCGCCTTACGGCGACGAATGTTCCTGGGGCTATTTTCCGCTACATCCAATATCCCGATGGCCGCAATCGTGTCTTTTATCTCAACCCCATGTGCGAACGTCTCTGGGGAGTACCCGCGGAGGCCGCTGCTGAAGATGGTGAGCATTTGTGGCAGCTGGTGCATCCGGAGGATCGAGAAGCAACATGGCAATCCGTCCTTCGTTCAGCTGAAACCTTGACCCCTTGGTTTGCCCAATGGCGCATTATTCATCCCACCACAGGAGAAATCCGCTGGCTGGAGGGCGCTGGTCAACCCACACGGGATGCCGATGGCGCTGTTGTCTGGCACACCGTGATTTTGGATGTTACGGATCGACACCTAGCGGAGGCGCGTCTCAAGGAACAACAGGCGCAGTTAGAGCTGGCGGCACGGGTCTCTAATATCGGTTTCTATTTTTGTGATTTGCATACAGGGACCTTCTACGTGTCCCCCAGCTACAAAGCGCAATTGGGGTATCCTGCCACCACTCAGGAAGTCAATCTTGAGGATTGGGAGGAGCGACTCCACCCAGAGGATCGCGATCGCGCCCTTGCCGCCTACCGCCAGTTCCTACGCGGCGAGGCACACTACAGTATTGATCTGCGGCTGCGCCATTGCAATGGCACCTATCGTTGGTTCCACAGCGAAGCTGTATTGATTCATGACGAGCAGGGTCAGCCCTCTAAAGTAGTGGGTACCAACGTTGATATTACAGAGCGCAAAGCCACTGAACTGGCGCTGCGCGAAAGTGAGGAACGCTACCGGCTCCTAGCGGAAAATACCAGCGATATTATTTGCCTTTTGGATTGCCAGGGTAGTTGTTTGTACGTCAGTCCCTCCTATGAAACGCTCTTGGGCTGGCCTACAGAGACCCTGATCGGTGAGCATTTTACGCAACTATGTCATCCCGAAGAGCGATCGCGGGTGAAGCAGGAACTGCAACAGATGATAGAGCAGCGGCAGTTTTGGCCTATCACCTATCAGGTTTGCACCGCTAGGGGGGATGTCCTCTGGCTAGAAACCTTGGTCAAACCTCGCTACGACAGTCAGGGACACGTGCAACAGTTACAGACCACTTCCCGCGATGTCACCAGCCGCGTACAGGTGCAAATGCAGCTCCACCACGATGCTTACCATGATTCATTGACAGGGTTGCCCAACCGCCTCTACTTCATGGAGCAATTGGCAGCAGCAATTAGCCAAGCGCAGACAAATCCTCAGTTTCACTATGCCGTGCTGTTTTTCGATCTAGATCGCTTTAAGGTGATTAATGACAGTCTCGGCCATGGGGTGGGGGATCAGGTTCTAATTGCTTTTGCAACTTGGCTGCGGCGTCTTGTTGGCAATCAGTACACGGTGGCTCGCTTCGGCGGGGATGAGTTTGTCATTCTGCTGACCCATGTGCCCCACCCACAGCGCGCGATCGCCCTTTGCGAAGAGCTGATCCATTCCCTACAGCAACCCCTCAGGGTGGGGGAGCGGCAGATCTTCCTCAGTACGAGTATTGGCGTTGTCTTTGCCCAAAACGAGTATGAAACGGGTATGGCTGTCCTGAGGGATGCCGATACTGCTATGTATGCGGCTAAAAGGCAGTCAGGAAGGCGCTATGCCGTCTTTGATACCCAGATGTACGAACAGGTTCTAGAGCGCCTCCACCTTGAACATGATCTGCGCCAAGCTCTGAATCAGGGGGGACTGCAACTCCTTTATCAGCCCGTTGTTCATTTGCAGAGCCAGCGATTGGTTGGCATGGAGGCCTTGGTGCGCTGGCAACATCCTGAGCGGGGGCTCGTCTCACCGGCACACTTTATTCCCATTGCGGAGGATACAGGGTTGATTGTGGCCCTAGATCAGTGGGCGTTGGCGCAGGCCTGTTGGCAGCTTTGGACTTGGCGACAGCAGTATAGCACTGCAGCGAATTTAGTGCTTAGTGTCAATGTCTCTGCTAAGACACTCCAGGATCCTACTTTCCTCCAGCACCTTGACACGATTCGCCAGAGGTACCCCCTGCCCAAAGGACAGTTGCTCCTAGAACTCACCGAAAGAATTGGGATTGAACTGGGGAGTGAAATGCTGAGTCTGCTGGAATCCCTCAGGCATCGCCACGTTGAAATTAGCATTGATGACTTTGGCACAGGGTATTCCTGCCTCAGCTATCTCCATAGCCTCCCAATTCAACACCTCAAAGTTGATCGTTCCTTTGTCAGCCAACTGGAGGAAAACGAACGCAACTTGCAAATTATCCGCATGATCTTACTGCTGAGCAAGCAGCTAGGCTACCGTGTCATTGCCGAGGGCATTGAAACGCCAAAACAACTGCAAATCCTTCAGGAACTGGGATGTGATGAGGGTCAAGGCTATCTCTTTGCCCGCCCCCTGCCGCCTGAAACATTTGCATCCCTCTTCTTAAAACCCCATTAA